CCTGCACTTCCAGAATCCGCCCAGGGCGCAGACCAAGCTGGTGCGCGTGACGCGCGGCGAAGTGCTGGACGTGGTGGTGGACCTGCGCCGGGGTTCCCCGACGTATGGCCAGTGGAAATCCTTCGTGCTCTCCGAGTCGAATTTTCTCCAACTGCTTGTGCCCAAAGGCTTTGCTCACGGCTACCTGACGCTGACCCCCGACGTGGAGTTCCTCTACAAAGTGGACGACGTCTATTCCCCGGCCCACGACAGCGGCATCGCCTGGAACGATCCGGACCTTGCCATCGAGTGGGGCGTCGCCAACCCCATCCTGTCTCCCAAGGACGCCCAGCAGGGCCGCTTCAAGGATTTTCAGTCGCCCTTCGAGTTCGAAGGCTGAACCCACACGAGAGGCTAACATGACCGGCTCCCCTGACCGCAAGGACCTGTTCGCCCCCTGCCACGCCGTGATTCTGGCCGGAGGCTCCGGCACCCGGCTCTGGCCCATGTCGCGTACGCTGCTGCCCAAGCAGCTCCTGTCGCTGGACGGCGGGCAGACGCTCCTGAAGCGCACCGTGTCGCGCGCCCTGGAGGCTTTCGATCCCGGACACGTCTGGGTGGTCACCAACGAGGAGCACGTCTTCGAGGTCCGGGGCCAGCTGCGCGAGGTCAACCCGGCCCTGGAAAAGGGCGCGCTGGCCGAGCCCATGGGCAGAAACACGCTCCCGGCCATCCTCCTGGCCCTGGACAAGATCGTGGACCAGGACCCCGAGGCCCTGGTGGCCGTGTTCCCCTCCGACCACCTGATCGAATCCAACGGCGGCTGGCTGGACACCCTGGCCGACGCGCTGCCCCTGGCCCGCGACGGACGCCTGGTGACGTTCGGCATCAAGCCCACCAAGCCCGAGACCGGCTACGGCTACATCCGCAAGGGCGAGCCCCTCGGCCCCGGCGCGTTCGACGTGCGCTCCTTCGTGGAGAAGCCGGACGCGGCCACCGCCGCCGCCTATCTGCAAAGCGGCGAATACTACTGGAACAGCGGCATGTTCGTGTTCTCCGCCCAGGCCTTCCTGGACGCGGTGCGCACCCTTCAGCCCGTGTTCTGGGACTGGTGGGAGCGCCGCAAGGAGGCTCCGCTCGGCTGCGGCTACGCGGGCCTGCCCGACATCTCCGTGGACTACGCGGTTGTCGAGAAGATGGCCCGACAGGCCATGGTGGAGGCGCGCTTCGACTGGGACGACCTGGGCAACTGGGAGGCCATCTACCGCATGGGCCACAAGGACCAGGGCGGGAACGCCGTGCAGGGCGACGTGCTGGCCCAGGGCTGCCGGGACAACCTGCTCATCTCCCAGGGGGGGAAGCTGGCCTGCGTGGGCCTTGAAGACATGATCGTGGTCCAGACCCGCGACGCCACCCTGGTCTGCCCGCGCAGCGAGTCCCAGAAGGTCAAGGATCTGGTCACGGCGCTGAAAGACGAGGGCAGCCAGCTGGTCAACGCCCACGTCACGGTGCGCCGACCCTGGGGCAGCTACACCGTGCTGGAGGGCGGCCCCCACTACAAGATCAAGCGCATCGAAGTGCCCGCAGGCGGCAAGCTGTCGCTGCAGATGCACCATCACCGCTCCGAGCACTGGGTGGTGGTGTCGGGAACGGCCCTGGTGCAGGTGAACGACAAGGAAATGCTGCTCACCGAGAACCAGTCCATCGACATCCCAAAGACCGCCACGCACAGGCTGTCCAATCCCGGCAAGGTCCCGGTGGAGATCATCGAGATCCAGACCGGGCCGTACCTGGAGGAGGACGACATCGTCCGCTTCGAGGACGTCTACGGGCGCAACAAGAAGCCCGGATGTGAGACATAAGCCAGGCGGCCTGGGTGATTTGCAGATAAGTATGAGGGACTTGCAATATTTGCAGTCGGAGGTCGCCTCCGGCGGCCAAAGGGCTGCGCCCTTTGGAATCCGCAATTATCCCATCCTGTTGCCGACTCGCCCCGCTGCTCGGCTGGCGGCTGGCGATGAGCTTTGCATGAGCCCCGTATGTCTGTAATGCAGGATCGCGCCGCGAGCACCCCGGGCACGGGGGGCGCGGCGCGACGTTTCCGGCGCGGCTCCCGCGAGCTCCTGGCGCTGTGCGCGGTCCTGGGCTTGATGGCAGGGCTTGCTGCCGGGTGGCTCGGCTATCCCAGGCTCGCCTCGGTGGTCCTGACCCAGCCCATCCGCTTCAGCCATTCCGTCCACGCCAAACAGGACGTGGCCTGCCGGACCTGCCATTTCACAGGCCCAGGCGGGGCCTTCAACGGCTTCCCGGACATCGGCGTGTGCGCCTCCTGCCACGCCGAGCCCACCGGGGGCCGCTCCGAGGACGAGAAAGAGGCTGACAAGCTGGTGGTGGAGTACGTGCGCGCCAAAAAGGCCGTCCCCTGGCTGTCCCTGGCGCGCCAGCCGGACCATGTGCTCTTCGACCATGGGCCGCATCTGCGCTTCGGCTGCCCGGCCTGCCACCCGGACATGTCCCGACAGGATTATCCCGAACTCAGACAGGACCGGATTTCCGGTTACCGCAACTGGACCATGTCCATGGAGCGCTGCCAGACCTGCCATCGGCAGCAGTCGGCGTCCGTGGATTGCGTCTCGTGCCACAGGTAGGGCGCATGGGCTTTGGACGCAGGGAATTTCTGGGCATATCGGCGGGCTTGGCGGCAGGACTAGCGCTAAGCCCCGCTCCCTGGCGTCTGGCGCGCGACCTGACCCGCCAGAGCCAGGACCCGCCCTGGCTGGCCTCGCTGCCAA
This genomic window from Fundidesulfovibrio putealis DSM 16056 contains:
- a CDS encoding mannose-1-phosphate guanylyltransferase/mannose-6-phosphate isomerase translates to MTGSPDRKDLFAPCHAVILAGGSGTRLWPMSRTLLPKQLLSLDGGQTLLKRTVSRALEAFDPGHVWVVTNEEHVFEVRGQLREVNPALEKGALAEPMGRNTLPAILLALDKIVDQDPEALVAVFPSDHLIESNGGWLDTLADALPLARDGRLVTFGIKPTKPETGYGYIRKGEPLGPGAFDVRSFVEKPDAATAAAYLQSGEYYWNSGMFVFSAQAFLDAVRTLQPVFWDWWERRKEAPLGCGYAGLPDISVDYAVVEKMARQAMVEARFDWDDLGNWEAIYRMGHKDQGGNAVQGDVLAQGCRDNLLISQGGKLACVGLEDMIVVQTRDATLVCPRSESQKVKDLVTALKDEGSQLVNAHVTVRRPWGSYTVLEGGPHYKIKRIEVPAGGKLSLQMHHHRSEHWVVVSGTALVQVNDKEMLLTENQSIDIPKTATHRLSNPGKVPVEIIEIQTGPYLEEDDIVRFEDVYGRNKKPGCET
- the rfbC gene encoding dTDP-4-dehydrorhamnose 3,5-epimerase, which produces MPGLWLYAPKVFKDDRGFFMESYNQATFEAQGLALAFIQDNHALSRNQGVLRGLHFQNPPRAQTKLVRVTRGEVLDVVVDLRRGSPTYGQWKSFVLSESNFLQLLVPKGFAHGYLTLTPDVEFLYKVDDVYSPAHDSGIAWNDPDLAIEWGVANPILSPKDAQQGRFKDFQSPFEFEG
- a CDS encoding cytochrome c3 family protein, which produces MSVMQDRAASTPGTGGAARRFRRGSRELLALCAVLGLMAGLAAGWLGYPRLASVVLTQPIRFSHSVHAKQDVACRTCHFTGPGGAFNGFPDIGVCASCHAEPTGGRSEDEKEADKLVVEYVRAKKAVPWLSLARQPDHVLFDHGPHLRFGCPACHPDMSRQDYPELRQDRISGYRNWTMSMERCQTCHRQQSASVDCVSCHR